One region of Bradyrhizobium betae genomic DNA includes:
- a CDS encoding TonB-dependent receptor, with translation MSRIVSAARRLSAGLFATTSLYSLDPSIARAQQAVAEQLPPIEVTRPDDPNRTRARATGDGDTTSRRAPANVARSGAPAAGSSGAASEAVAGNGGIVGAATTVITAADIAHAPSQTLAEIIAVQVPGAQITTLYGGPVAAKTGVDLRGFGAFATANTLVLVNGRRLNDIDMAQVDLSTIPLNSIERIEVTRGNSGAVLYGDNAVGGVINIVTRNGVGAPPVAARIEAGFGSFNTRLANVSTSLNSGPWSTSFYGNAVSTDGYRDNNRYVQKNGVGNLNYTTSGLTAFLTVTGDDQELRLPGGRTVDPSIGLDELATARRGTSTPFNYANQQGFSATAGFTKTLVNGVDLIVDGGVRDKKQQSAFFASPIPVPALFTSTYVGADLTTWSITPRLSVKSLLLGLPSQLLTGIDYYDASFRQNRGAGQGLAPWHTYDLRQQTVAGYFQHTLGVAPATDVSYGARVQTISLSARDKFDPAAPFNADIGALPLSSNETQYALHLGAEHRLNDTVSLFGRAARAFRTPDVDERVSSGPSFDPFTFAAIPQTFQLKTQTSQDAEGGLRIKAGGLQLQSSLYLMDLSNEIHFNPILFYNTNLDPTRRYGSETSLSYRVNDTLLLRSGMAVTRAVFREGVWTGNDVPLVSRYTASAGVTWNIWQNYVVLDATARFWSERRMDNDQAGTQKPIPANGTIDLKLSGRVERYFWSLSVNNVLNALYYDYAIASTFTDGRFSAYPLPGRTWLLKAGATF, from the coding sequence GTGTCCCGTATTGTCTCTGCCGCCAGGCGCCTCAGCGCCGGCCTGTTCGCGACCACGTCCCTTTATTCGCTTGATCCATCGATCGCCCGCGCGCAGCAAGCCGTCGCCGAGCAGCTGCCGCCGATCGAAGTGACGAGGCCCGACGATCCGAACCGCACGCGCGCCCGGGCCACTGGCGACGGCGATACGACGAGCCGGCGCGCGCCCGCGAATGTCGCCCGGAGCGGAGCGCCGGCGGCCGGCTCCTCCGGCGCCGCCAGTGAAGCCGTCGCCGGCAACGGCGGCATTGTCGGGGCCGCCACGACCGTGATCACGGCCGCGGACATCGCACATGCGCCGTCGCAGACGCTCGCCGAGATCATCGCGGTGCAAGTCCCGGGCGCTCAGATCACGACGCTCTATGGCGGGCCGGTCGCCGCGAAGACCGGCGTCGATTTGCGCGGCTTCGGCGCCTTCGCCACCGCCAACACGCTGGTGCTGGTCAACGGCCGGCGGCTGAACGACATCGACATGGCGCAGGTGGACCTCTCCACCATCCCGCTCAATTCGATCGAGCGCATCGAGGTCACGCGCGGCAATTCCGGCGCGGTGCTCTACGGCGACAATGCGGTCGGCGGCGTGATCAACATCGTCACCAGGAACGGCGTCGGCGCACCGCCCGTGGCCGCGCGCATCGAGGCCGGCTTCGGCTCGTTCAACACCAGGCTTGCCAACGTCTCGACGTCGCTCAATTCCGGGCCGTGGTCGACCTCGTTCTACGGCAATGCCGTCAGTACCGACGGCTACCGCGACAACAATCGCTATGTTCAGAAGAACGGTGTCGGCAATCTCAACTACACGACATCGGGCCTGACCGCTTTCCTGACCGTGACAGGCGACGATCAGGAACTGCGGTTGCCGGGCGGCCGCACCGTCGATCCCTCCATCGGCCTCGACGAACTCGCAACCGCCCGAAGGGGGACCAGCACGCCCTTCAACTACGCCAACCAGCAAGGCTTCAGCGCCACCGCGGGCTTCACCAAGACCCTGGTCAACGGCGTCGATCTCATCGTCGATGGCGGCGTGCGCGACAAGAAGCAGCAGAGCGCGTTCTTTGCGAGCCCGATTCCGGTGCCCGCGTTGTTCACGTCGACCTATGTGGGCGCGGATCTGACGACCTGGTCGATCACGCCGCGGCTCAGCGTGAAGAGCCTGCTGCTGGGACTGCCGTCGCAACTGTTGACCGGCATCGACTATTACGATGCGAGCTTTCGGCAGAACCGCGGTGCCGGGCAGGGGCTCGCGCCCTGGCACACTTACGACCTCAGGCAGCAGACGGTTGCGGGCTATTTTCAGCACACACTGGGCGTCGCGCCGGCCACTGACGTCTCCTACGGCGCGCGGGTGCAGACCATCAGCCTTTCGGCACGCGACAAGTTCGATCCGGCAGCCCCGTTCAACGCCGATATCGGCGCGCTTCCGCTCAGCAGCAACGAGACCCAATACGCGCTGCATCTCGGGGCCGAGCATCGCCTCAATGACACGGTCTCGTTGTTCGGCCGTGCCGCGCGCGCCTTCCGCACGCCCGACGTCGACGAGCGCGTGTCTTCAGGTCCGTCGTTCGACCCCTTCACCTTTGCAGCGATCCCGCAGACGTTCCAGCTCAAGACCCAGACCTCGCAGGACGCCGAGGGCGGGCTGCGCATCAAGGCGGGCGGGCTGCAATTGCAGAGCAGCCTCTATCTGATGGATCTCAGCAACGAGATCCATTTCAACCCGATCCTGTTCTACAACACCAATCTCGATCCGACCCGCCGTTACGGTTCGGAGACCAGTCTGTCCTACCGCGTCAACGATACGCTGCTGCTGCGTTCCGGCATGGCCGTGACGCGGGCCGTCTTCCGCGAAGGCGTCTGGACCGGCAACGACGTGCCGCTGGTGTCGCGCTACACCGCCAGCGCGGGTGTCACCTGGAACATCTGGCAGAACTATGTGGTGCTCGATGCCACCGCCCGATTCTGGAGCGAGCGGCGGATGGACAACGACCAGGCGGGAACCCAGAAGCCGATCCCTGCCAACGGCACGATCGACCTCAAGCTCAGCGGCCGGGTCGAGCGCTATTTCTGGTCGCTGAGCGTCAACAATGTGCTGAACGCGCTCTACTACGACTATGCGATCGCAAGCACCTTCACTGACGGCCGCTTCAGCGCCTATCCGCTGCCCGGCCGCACCTGGCTGCTCAAGGCCGGCGCCACGTTCTGA
- a CDS encoding IS110 family transposase — MDYYAGIDVSLECSSVCIVDASGKIVREVKVASEPVALIGWFRSLGFELARIGLEAGPLSQWLYTAMKHEGLAVELLETRHVSDAFKAMPVKSDRNDARNIAQLMRLGWFRPVHCKSMSAQETRAMLTARKLIQAKLQDIENSLRGILRGFGLKVGKTTKRSFAARIRELVAGHPALETIATATLAVHAVLLREFNGFEKRVRAMSLLDAKAKLLMSTPAVGPIISLTFASAIDDPSRFNSAKRAGPLFGLTPKKYQSGETDYCGRISKNGDASVREALYEAAHIILTKPIKGCAPLKSWAMRIAKRAGMNKAKVALARKLAVIMLRMLKDNAPFRTTAMA; from the coding sequence ATGGACTACTATGCCGGAATCGACGTGTCATTGGAATGCTCCAGCGTGTGCATTGTCGACGCGAGCGGAAAGATCGTTCGGGAGGTCAAGGTTGCCAGCGAGCCTGTGGCGCTGATTGGCTGGTTCCGCTCGCTCGGGTTCGAACTCGCCAGGATCGGGCTGGAGGCCGGACCGCTGTCTCAGTGGCTTTATACAGCCATGAAGCACGAGGGCCTCGCGGTCGAGCTCCTGGAAACGCGGCACGTGAGCGATGCCTTCAAGGCGATGCCGGTGAAGTCGGACCGTAACGACGCCCGCAACATCGCGCAATTGATGCGGCTCGGCTGGTTCCGGCCGGTGCATTGCAAGTCGATGAGTGCCCAGGAGACCCGTGCGATGCTGACGGCGCGCAAGCTGATCCAGGCCAAGCTTCAGGACATCGAGAACAGCCTGCGCGGGATCCTGCGCGGCTTCGGATTGAAGGTTGGCAAAACGACGAAGCGCAGTTTTGCGGCACGCATCCGTGAGCTGGTGGCCGGCCATCCGGCCCTCGAGACGATCGCTACTGCGACGCTGGCGGTTCATGCAGTGCTACTGCGCGAGTTCAACGGCTTTGAGAAGCGGGTGCGGGCGATGTCGCTTTTGGATGCCAAAGCCAAGCTGCTGATGTCGACACCGGCCGTGGGACCGATCATCTCGCTGACCTTTGCCAGCGCCATCGATGACCCCTCGCGCTTCAACTCGGCGAAGCGCGCGGGACCGTTGTTCGGCTTGACGCCGAAGAAGTACCAGTCAGGCGAGACCGACTACTGCGGCCGCATCAGTAAAAATGGCGACGCCTCCGTGCGCGAGGCGCTCTATGAAGCCGCCCACATCATCCTGACCAAGCCGATCAAGGGCTGCGCGCCGCTCAAGAGCTGGGCCATGCGGATCGCCAAGCGCGCCGGCATGAACAAGGCCAAGGTAGCGTTAGCACGCAAGCTCGCCGTGATCATGCTGCGCATGCTCAAGGACAACGCACCGTTCAGGACGACTGCCATGGCTTAA
- a CDS encoding MerR family transcriptional regulator, which translates to MRIGVLASTAGVSVPTIRYYESIGLLAPPARQGGQRIYGVDDLKALSLIRHCRELDFSIDETRDILASVQKRLPCSETKTFAETHLGSIRRKIAELRALEATVASLVSGCETTCCNGAAPDCVILRP; encoded by the coding sequence ATGCGAATTGGCGTCCTCGCCAGCACGGCCGGCGTTTCGGTCCCCACCATCCGCTATTACGAAAGCATCGGTCTTCTTGCGCCGCCGGCGCGCCAAGGCGGCCAGCGCATCTATGGCGTTGACGATCTGAAAGCGCTCAGCTTGATCCGCCACTGCCGTGAGCTCGACTTCTCGATCGACGAGACGCGCGACATCCTCGCATCGGTTCAGAAGCGATTGCCCTGTAGTGAGACCAAGACCTTCGCGGAGACGCATCTCGGATCGATCCGGCGAAAGATCGCAGAACTGCGCGCGCTGGAAGCGACGGTGGCGTCGCTGGTGAGTGGCTGCGAGACGACGTGCTGCAATGGCGCGGCGCCCGATTGCGTGATCCTGCGGCCGTAG
- the ilvD gene encoding dihydroxy-acid dehydratase, which translates to MDAKTNIKQRLPSRHVTEGPTRAPHRSYFYAMGLTTEQIHQPFVGVASCWNEAAPCNISLMRQAQAVKKGVASAGGTPREFCTITVTDGIAMGHDGMRSSLPSRECIADSVELTVRGHAYDALVGLAGCDKSLPGMMMAMVRLNVPSIFIYGGSILPGNFRGQQVTVQDMFEAVGKHSVGAMSDEDLDEIERVACPSAGACGAQFTANTMATVSEAIGLALPYSAGAPAPYEIRDAFCMTAGEKVMDLIAQNIRPRDIVTLKALENAAAVVAASGGSTNAALHLPAIAHECGIKFDLFDVAEIFKKTPYVADLKPGGRYVAKDMFEVGGIPLLMKTLLDNGFLHGDCITVTGRTIAENLKSVKWNPHQDVVHPADKPITVTGGVVGLKGNLAPEGAIVKVAGMSNLKFTGPARCFDREEDAFEAVQKRTYKEGEVIVIRYEGPKGGPGMREMLQTTAALTGQGMGGKIALITDGRFSGATRGFCIGHVGPEAAIGGPIGLLEDGDIIEIDAIAGILNVKLSDAELAQRKTKWSARATNHTTGALWKYAQQVGPAVGGAVTHPGGAHEKQCYADI; encoded by the coding sequence ATGGACGCGAAGACCAACATCAAGCAGAGGCTGCCGAGCCGTCACGTGACGGAAGGCCCTACGCGCGCGCCCCATCGGTCCTACTTCTACGCCATGGGTCTGACCACCGAGCAGATCCACCAGCCCTTCGTCGGTGTTGCCTCGTGCTGGAACGAGGCCGCTCCCTGCAACATCTCCCTGATGCGCCAGGCGCAGGCGGTGAAGAAGGGCGTGGCGTCCGCCGGCGGCACGCCACGTGAATTCTGCACCATCACCGTCACCGACGGCATCGCCATGGGCCATGACGGCATGCGCTCCTCGCTGCCGTCGCGCGAATGCATCGCCGATTCCGTCGAGCTGACCGTGCGCGGTCATGCCTATGACGCGCTGGTGGGCCTTGCCGGCTGTGACAAGTCGCTGCCGGGCATGATGATGGCGATGGTCCGCCTCAACGTGCCTTCGATCTTCATCTATGGCGGCTCGATCCTGCCCGGCAATTTCCGCGGGCAGCAGGTCACCGTGCAGGACATGTTCGAGGCGGTCGGCAAGCACTCGGTCGGCGCGATGTCGGACGAGGACCTCGACGAGATCGAGCGCGTGGCCTGCCCGTCGGCGGGCGCCTGCGGCGCGCAGTTCACCGCCAACACCATGGCGACCGTCTCTGAAGCCATTGGCCTGGCGCTGCCTTACTCGGCCGGCGCGCCGGCCCCTTATGAAATCCGCGACGCCTTCTGCATGACCGCGGGCGAGAAGGTGATGGACCTGATCGCCCAGAATATCCGGCCGCGCGACATCGTGACCCTCAAGGCGCTGGAGAATGCGGCCGCCGTTGTCGCCGCCTCTGGTGGCTCGACCAATGCTGCACTGCACCTGCCGGCGATCGCGCATGAGTGCGGCATCAAGTTCGACCTGTTCGACGTCGCCGAAATCTTCAAAAAGACACCTTATGTCGCGGATTTGAAGCCGGGCGGCCGTTATGTCGCCAAAGACATGTTTGAAGTAGGTGGCATACCGCTTCTGATGAAGACGCTGCTCGACAACGGGTTTCTCCACGGCGACTGCATTACGGTCACCGGTCGAACGATCGCCGAAAACCTCAAAAGCGTGAAATGGAATCCGCACCAGGATGTGGTGCACCCGGCGGACAAGCCCATCACCGTGACTGGCGGTGTGGTCGGTCTGAAGGGCAATCTGGCGCCAGAAGGTGCGATCGTGAAAGTCGCGGGAATGTCCAACCTCAAATTTACCGGTCCGGCCAGGTGCTTCGACCGCGAGGAGGATGCTTTCGAGGCGGTCCAGAAGCGCACCTACAAGGAAGGCGAAGTCATCGTGATCCGCTACGAGGGGCCCAAGGGCGGCCCCGGCATGCGGGAAATGCTCCAGACCACCGCGGCTCTGACCGGCCAGGGCATGGGCGGCAAGATCGCGCTCATCACCGACGGCCGCTTCTCCGGCGCCACCCGCGGCTTCTGCATCGGCCATGTCGGGCCGGAAGCGGCCATCGGCGGCCCGATCGGGCTGCTGGAGGACGGCGATATCATCGAGATCGACGCAATTGCCGGAATTCTTAACGTAAAATTGAGCGATGCCGAGCTCGCCCAGCGCAAGACCAAATGGAGCGCTCGCGCGACTAACCACACGACGGGCGCGCTCTGGAAATATGCTCAGCAGGTTGGACCAGCGGTCGGTGGGGCAGTGACCCATCCGGGCGGCGCGCACGAGAAGCAGTGTTATGCGGACATCTAG
- a CDS encoding tetratricopeptide repeat protein produces the protein MRTSRRAIVAFVLGASALAAPAFAFDGSPANNKDATIPVVTTLPGTAGTVRSKVPAATQETSLSALQYAAEGGHPIAQWRLGRMYANGDGVAQDDVRAFEYFSRIANAHAEDSPSAPQAQIVANAFVALGRYYLSGIPNSKIKPDQDRAREMFSYAASYFGNADAQYDLARLYLNTPDASREDFRYGARWLGLAAQKGQHEAQALLGQMLFNGDRLPRQAARGLMWLTLARDSAGAEETWIKENYNRAFAKASDDDRAMCLQMLEQWVQGRRE, from the coding sequence ATGCGGACATCTAGGCGTGCCATTGTTGCGTTTGTGTTGGGGGCCAGTGCGCTGGCCGCGCCGGCGTTTGCCTTCGACGGCTCGCCGGCCAACAACAAGGACGCCACCATCCCGGTCGTGACCACCTTGCCGGGCACTGCGGGGACGGTCCGCAGCAAGGTTCCGGCGGCGACCCAGGAGACCTCGCTCAGCGCGCTGCAATATGCCGCCGAGGGTGGCCATCCGATCGCGCAGTGGAGGCTCGGCCGCATGTACGCCAACGGCGACGGCGTGGCCCAGGACGACGTGCGCGCCTTCGAATATTTCAGCCGGATCGCCAATGCGCATGCCGAGGACAGCCCGTCGGCGCCGCAGGCGCAGATCGTGGCCAATGCCTTCGTCGCGCTCGGCCGCTACTATCTCAGCGGCATCCCGAACTCGAAGATCAAGCCGGACCAGGACCGGGCGCGGGAGATGTTCTCCTACGCGGCCTCCTATTTCGGCAACGCGGACGCCCAATACGATCTCGCCCGGCTGTACCTGAATACGCCGGACGCCTCGCGCGAGGATTTCCGCTATGGCGCGCGCTGGCTCGGCCTCGCCGCCCAGAAGGGCCAGCATGAGGCCCAGGCGCTGCTCGGCCAGATGCTGTTCAACGGCGACCGCCTGCCGCGGCAGGCCGCGCGCGGCCTGATGTGGCTGACGCTGGCGCGCGACAGCGCCGGTGCCGAGGAGACCTGGATCAAGGAAAACTACAACCGGGCCTTCGCCAAGGCCTCCGACGACGACCGCGCCATGTGCCTGCAAATGCTGGAACAGTGGGTGCAGGGCCGCCGCGAATAG
- the xth gene encoding exodeoxyribonuclease III, which translates to MPIRVATWNVNSVRQRIDLLLTWLKECQPDIVCLQEIKCVDEAFPRLEIEALGYNVVTHGQKTFNGVALLSKLPFDETKSGLAGDDEDAHARFLEGVVTLKRGVLRIACLYLPNGNPVGTEKYPYKLKWMSRLLEYSKERLKAEEPLILAGDFNVIPHARDVHNPAAWTEDALFKPETRESFQSLLGLGLTDALRAVTDEPGLYTFWDYQAGAWQKNHGLRIDHLLLSPQASDKLANVGIDSYVRAWEKPSDHVPVWADLDLEAA; encoded by the coding sequence ATGCCCATCAGAGTAGCCACCTGGAACGTGAACTCGGTCCGGCAGCGGATCGATCTCCTCCTGACCTGGCTGAAGGAGTGCCAGCCGGACATCGTCTGCCTCCAGGAGATCAAATGCGTCGACGAGGCCTTCCCGCGGCTGGAGATCGAGGCGCTCGGCTACAACGTGGTCACGCACGGGCAGAAGACGTTCAACGGCGTCGCCCTGCTCTCCAAGCTCCCGTTCGACGAGACCAAGTCGGGGCTGGCCGGCGACGACGAGGATGCCCATGCCCGCTTCCTCGAAGGCGTGGTGACGCTGAAGCGCGGCGTGCTGCGCATCGCCTGCCTCTACCTGCCCAACGGCAACCCGGTCGGGACCGAGAAATATCCCTACAAGCTCAAATGGATGTCGCGGCTTCTTGAGTATTCGAAGGAGCGCCTCAAGGCCGAGGAGCCGCTGATCCTCGCCGGCGACTTCAACGTCATCCCGCACGCCCGCGACGTCCACAACCCTGCTGCCTGGACCGAGGACGCCCTGTTCAAGCCGGAGACCCGGGAGAGCTTCCAGTCCCTGCTCGGCCTCGGCCTGACCGATGCGCTGCGGGCCGTCACCGACGAGCCCGGGCTCTACACCTTCTGGGACTACCAGGCCGGCGCCTGGCAGAAGAACCATGGCCTGCGCATCGACCATCTGCTGCTGTCGCCGCAGGCCAGCGACAAGCTCGCCAATGTCGGGATCGACAGCTATGTGCGGGCCTGGGAGAAGCCGTCGGACCACGTGCCGGTGTGGGCGGATCTGGATCTCGAGGCGGCATAG
- a CDS encoding ATP-binding protein, which translates to MGWPDKSMKRSEPRDGLVGAFLYWLGGFEIEDGLTADLSEREMRRIRAKQIDAVTRLIPVTMGVTLLNVAIVLILFWGKGWNDFLAIWGLTLAATVSLAVRSWRRSHKNPPQEASPRAARHMLRQAFFLAAIWGTLPLALFSRIDPTSQLILACLMVGMMSGGAFTLSTFPRAGLVYLATMTVACAGALLLCGTGPYLVTSVFLLLFAFFMARNIVSQGNLFLGNLKAQLELERQTEIISLLLKDFQENASDWLWQTDAEGHLVDVPQRFADVAQMPLPLLKGSLFADVLDMLCPEDKSAAYNIVGLMEHAEPLHEMNLKVVAGGEARLWSFTAKPAYDRDGQFLGYRGFGRDVTERWRAEKAEAESRAKSDFLAVMSHEIRTPMNGVLGLASMLLETKLDSEQREAVITIRESGDNLQRILNDILDLSKLEAGRFTFEAVDFAPQTLVETVATVVRAGAKSKGLAVNVVLDPNLPPTLRGDVARIRQVLLNLASNAVKFTDAGEVTIAATCQARRDLLATVEWTVTDSGIGIAPDKVGQLFSDFAQADASISRRFGGTGLGLAISRRIIEQMGGTIGVTSTPGEGSTFRFTLVLPWSQAQASDQATDRDEADELKARIAELERPLRVLVAEDDAVNRMVVSKMLGGFDVDLRVVTDGIAAVAAASEHDHDVVLMDVRMPGMDGLAATRAIRARGGGFDALPIIALTANAFPEDVKICREAGMSDFLAKPLRKPALVAALLRALDGFVAPQEAPLQPVLMPVEVEWTDEERQMTGA; encoded by the coding sequence ATGGGATGGCCGGACAAATCCATGAAGCGAAGCGAGCCGCGCGACGGGCTGGTCGGCGCGTTCCTGTACTGGCTCGGCGGCTTCGAGATCGAGGACGGCCTGACCGCCGATCTCAGCGAGCGCGAAATGCGCCGCATCCGCGCCAAGCAGATCGACGCGGTGACGCGGCTGATCCCGGTGACGATGGGCGTCACCCTGCTCAACGTCGCCATCGTGCTGATCCTGTTCTGGGGCAAGGGCTGGAATGATTTCCTCGCGATCTGGGGCCTGACGCTCGCCGCCACCGTCTCGCTCGCGGTGCGCTCGTGGCGCCGGTCGCACAAGAACCCGCCGCAGGAGGCTTCGCCGCGTGCGGCGCGGCACATGCTGCGGCAGGCATTCTTCCTCGCCGCGATCTGGGGCACGCTGCCGCTCGCGCTGTTCAGCCGCATCGATCCGACCAGCCAGCTGATCCTGGCCTGCCTGATGGTCGGCATGATGTCCGGCGGCGCCTTCACGCTGTCGACCTTCCCGCGTGCCGGCCTCGTCTATCTCGCCACCATGACGGTCGCTTGCGCCGGCGCGCTGTTGCTGTGCGGCACCGGACCTTATCTCGTGACCTCGGTGTTCCTGCTGCTGTTCGCGTTCTTCATGGCGCGCAACATCGTCTCGCAAGGCAATTTGTTCCTCGGCAATCTCAAGGCCCAGCTCGAGCTCGAGCGGCAGACCGAGATCATTTCGCTGCTGCTGAAGGATTTTCAGGAGAACGCCAGCGACTGGCTGTGGCAGACCGATGCCGAAGGGCATCTGGTCGACGTGCCGCAACGCTTCGCCGATGTCGCGCAGATGCCGCTGCCGCTGCTGAAGGGATCACTCTTCGCCGACGTGCTCGACATGCTCTGCCCCGAGGACAAGAGCGCGGCCTACAACATCGTCGGCCTGATGGAGCATGCCGAACCGCTGCACGAGATGAACCTCAAGGTCGTCGCCGGCGGCGAGGCGCGGCTGTGGTCGTTCACGGCGAAGCCGGCCTATGACCGCGACGGCCAGTTCCTCGGCTATCGCGGCTTCGGCCGCGACGTCACCGAGCGCTGGCGCGCCGAGAAGGCCGAAGCCGAGAGCCGGGCCAAGTCGGATTTCCTCGCGGTGATGAGCCACGAGATCCGCACGCCCATGAACGGCGTGCTCGGCCTTGCCAGCATGCTGCTCGAAACCAAACTCGATTCCGAGCAGCGCGAGGCCGTCATCACGATCCGCGAGTCCGGCGACAACCTCCAGCGCATCCTCAACGACATCCTCGATCTCTCCAAGCTCGAGGCCGGCCGCTTCACGTTCGAGGCGGTCGATTTCGCCCCGCAGACGCTGGTCGAAACGGTCGCGACCGTCGTGCGTGCGGGGGCCAAGAGCAAGGGGCTCGCGGTCAATGTCGTGCTCGACCCGAACCTGCCGCCGACGCTGCGCGGCGACGTCGCGCGCATCCGCCAGGTGCTGCTCAACCTCGCGTCCAACGCGGTGAAGTTCACCGATGCCGGCGAGGTGACGATAGCGGCGACCTGCCAGGCGCGCCGTGATCTGCTCGCGACCGTCGAATGGACCGTGACCGACAGCGGCATCGGCATCGCCCCCGACAAGGTCGGGCAGCTCTTCAGCGACTTCGCCCAGGCCGATGCCTCGATCAGCCGCCGCTTCGGCGGCACCGGGCTTGGGCTTGCGATCTCCCGGCGTATCATCGAGCAGATGGGCGGCACCATCGGCGTCACCTCGACGCCGGGCGAGGGCTCTACCTTCCGCTTCACGCTGGTGCTGCCATGGAGCCAGGCGCAGGCGTCCGACCAGGCGACAGACCGCGACGAGGCCGACGAGCTGAAGGCGCGTATCGCCGAGCTCGAGCGGCCGCTCAGGGTCCTGGTCGCCGAGGACGATGCCGTCAACCGGATGGTCGTGAGCAAGATGTTGGGCGGCTTCGATGTCGATCTGCGTGTGGTCACCGACGGCATCGCAGCCGTCGCGGCTGCGTCCGAGCACGACCATGATGTCGTGCTGATGGACGTGCGCATGCCCGGCATGGACGGCCTTGCCGCGACCCGCGCGATCCGTGCGCGGGGCGGAGGCTTCGATGCCTTGCCGATCATTGCGCTGACTGCCAACGCCTTCCCTGAGGACGTCAAGATCTGCCGCGAAGCGGGCATGTCGGACTTCCTGGCAAAGCCGCTAAGGAAGCCCGCGCTGGTCGCGGCCTTGCTGCGCGCGCTGGACGGCTTCGTTGCACCCCAGGAGGCGCCGCTTCAGCCGGTCCTGATGCCGGTCGAGGTGGAGTGGACGGACGAGGAAAGGCAGATGACGGGCGCTTAG
- the erpA gene encoding iron-sulfur cluster insertion protein ErpA: MTTDVTISDRAARRIGEILKGEGTGAMLRISVEGGGCSGFQYKFDIDRARTDDDLVIEQESAVVLVDSASQPFLAGSQVDFVDDLIGASFRVNNPNATASCGCGTSFSI, from the coding sequence ATGACGACAGACGTGACCATCAGTGACCGCGCCGCACGCCGGATTGGGGAGATCCTCAAGGGCGAAGGCACAGGCGCGATGCTGCGCATCTCCGTCGAGGGCGGTGGCTGCTCCGGCTTCCAGTACAAGTTCGACATCGATCGCGCCCGCACCGACGACGATCTCGTGATCGAGCAGGAGAGTGCCGTGGTGCTGGTCGATTCCGCCTCGCAACCGTTCCTGGCGGGCTCGCAGGTCGATTTCGTCGACGATCTGATCGGCGCCTCGTTCCGCGTCAACAATCCGAACGCGACGGCGTCCTGCGGCTGCGGGACCAGCTTCTCGATCTGA